The following are from one region of the Streptomyces changanensis genome:
- a CDS encoding winged helix-turn-helix transcriptional regulator → MARLRRMPRPSTRSADRRRSYDQYCAAARALDAVGDRWTLLIVRELLAGPRRYTDLHADLPGVSTDMLASRLRDMERDGLVTRRRLPPPSPAYVYDLTDRGHDLLPVLRALARWGAPALDTPRPTDAVRAHWFAVPLLGALEAAGEPGTADVRLDEGVFHVRLGDDGTVAYGDGPADAPDARLRMDAATCAAVGGGELTVAEGVKAGRIEVAGESPLAAALRGETARG, encoded by the coding sequence ATGGCTAGACTGCGTCGCATGCCACGCCCGAGCACGCGTTCCGCCGACCGCCGCCGCAGCTACGACCAGTACTGCGCCGCCGCCCGCGCCCTCGACGCGGTCGGCGACCGCTGGACCCTGCTGATCGTCCGCGAACTCCTCGCCGGCCCCCGCCGCTACACCGACCTGCACGCCGACCTGCCGGGCGTCAGCACCGACATGCTGGCCTCGCGGCTCCGCGACATGGAACGCGACGGCCTCGTCACCCGCCGCCGGCTGCCGCCCCCCTCACCGGCGTACGTCTACGACCTCACCGACCGCGGTCACGACCTGCTGCCCGTCCTGCGCGCCCTCGCGCGCTGGGGCGCCCCCGCCCTCGACACACCCCGCCCCACGGACGCCGTCCGCGCCCACTGGTTCGCCGTCCCGCTCCTCGGCGCGCTGGAGGCGGCAGGCGAGCCGGGCACCGCGGACGTACGCCTCGACGAGGGCGTGTTCCACGTCCGCCTCGGGGACGACGGGACCGTCGCCTACGGGGACGGCCCCGCCGACGCGCCCGACGCCCGGCTGCGCATGGACGCCGCCACCTGCGCCGCGGTGGGCGGCGGCGAACTGACCGTCGCGGAGGGCGTGAAGGCCGGCCGGATCGAGGTGGCGGGGGAGAGCCCGCTGGCCGCCGCGCTCCGGGGCGAGACGGCCCGCGGTTGA
- a CDS encoding carbohydrate kinase family protein, translating into MLVVGDVVIDVVARYDEPLSPGTDTAARIRILPGGAGANVACWAARTGRDDVRLLARVGAGEASWHEAALRRAGVRPLLVRDDGAPTATVVALVDGRAGAERTFLTDSGAVVRLSPADWSPRLLDGVAHLHLSGYLFFAPTSRRTARLAMAAAREREVPVSVDPASAGFVSRLGADRFLTAVAGADVLFPNADEAVLLAGLSGPEEAAAALSRRHGLVVATLGAAGAVVARAGGVVARVSAPGVRPVDTTGAGDAFTGGFLAARLAGASAAEAAEAGCRAGGAAVTAVGGRPAPPGPVTVPVPRP; encoded by the coding sequence CTGCTCGTCGTGGGCGACGTGGTCATCGACGTGGTGGCCCGGTACGACGAGCCGCTCTCCCCGGGCACCGACACGGCGGCGCGGATCCGGATCCTGCCGGGCGGCGCGGGCGCGAACGTGGCGTGCTGGGCGGCGCGTACGGGCCGGGACGACGTGCGCCTCCTGGCGCGGGTGGGCGCCGGTGAGGCGTCCTGGCACGAGGCCGCGTTGCGCCGCGCGGGGGTGCGGCCGCTGCTGGTCCGGGACGACGGGGCGCCGACGGCGACGGTGGTGGCGCTGGTCGACGGGCGGGCCGGGGCGGAGCGCACGTTCCTGACCGACAGCGGCGCGGTGGTGCGGCTCTCGCCCGCCGACTGGTCCCCGCGACTGCTGGACGGGGTGGCCCACCTGCACCTGTCGGGGTACCTGTTCTTCGCGCCGACGAGCCGCCGGACCGCGCGGCTGGCCATGGCGGCGGCCCGGGAGCGGGAGGTTCCGGTGAGCGTGGACCCGGCGTCGGCGGGGTTCGTGTCGCGGCTGGGCGCGGACCGCTTCCTGACGGCCGTGGCGGGCGCGGACGTCCTCTTCCCGAACGCCGACGAGGCGGTCCTGCTGGCCGGCCTGTCGGGCCCGGAGGAGGCGGCCGCCGCCCTCAGCCGCCGGCACGGCCTGGTCGTGGCCACCCTGGGCGCCGCGGGCGCGGTGGTCGCCCGGGCGGGCGGGGTGGTGGCGCGCGTATCGGCGCCCGGCGTCCGCCCGGTGGACACGACGGGCGCGGGGGACGCCTTCACGGGCGGGTTCCTCGCGGCCCGCCTGGCGGGCGCGTCCGCGGCGGAGGCGGCGGAGGCGGGCTGCCGCGCCGGCGGGGCGGCGGTGACGGCGGTAGGCGGCCGTCCGGCGCCACCGGGGCCCGTAACCGTACCGGTTCCGCGGCCGTGA
- a CDS encoding pseudouridine-5'-phosphate glycosidase: MSKTAVVVSEEVGEALAAGRPVVALESTIIAHGLPRPRNLDVAVELEGLVRAGGAVPATIAVLDGVPRVGLDAAELERVAADPAVRKLGHRDLAPAVAVGASGATTVSATAFLAARAGVRVFATGGLGGVHREWAETQDESADLRLLAGTRVTVVCAGVKSILDVPATLQRLETLGVGVVGYGTDRFPGFYLSSSGEPVDWTVHAPQEVAAVMRAQDALGGPGAALVVANPVGAAEQLDPALHDRVLAAGLAECRERGVTGQAVTPFLLEYLMRHTDGASLEANLAAVRGNVRLAARIAASWSAGTR, from the coding sequence ATGTCGAAGACCGCAGTGGTGGTGTCGGAAGAGGTGGGGGAGGCGCTCGCCGCCGGCCGTCCGGTGGTGGCCCTGGAGTCGACGATCATCGCGCACGGGCTGCCACGCCCGCGCAACCTGGACGTCGCCGTGGAGCTGGAGGGACTCGTCCGGGCCGGGGGCGCGGTACCGGCGACGATCGCCGTGCTGGACGGCGTGCCCCGCGTCGGGTTGGACGCGGCGGAGCTGGAGCGCGTGGCGGCGGACCCGGCCGTGCGCAAGCTCGGCCACCGCGACCTGGCGCCGGCGGTGGCGGTCGGCGCGAGCGGGGCGACGACGGTGTCGGCGACGGCGTTCCTGGCGGCGCGGGCGGGCGTCCGGGTGTTCGCGACGGGCGGGTTGGGCGGGGTGCACCGGGAGTGGGCCGAGACCCAGGACGAGTCGGCGGACCTGCGGCTGCTCGCCGGGACGCGGGTGACGGTGGTGTGCGCGGGCGTGAAGTCGATCCTCGACGTGCCGGCCACGCTGCAGCGGCTGGAGACGCTGGGCGTCGGGGTGGTCGGGTACGGGACGGATCGTTTCCCCGGCTTCTACCTGTCGTCGTCGGGCGAGCCGGTCGACTGGACGGTGCACGCGCCGCAGGAGGTGGCGGCGGTGATGCGCGCGCAGGACGCGCTGGGCGGGCCGGGTGCGGCGTTGGTCGTCGCCAACCCGGTCGGCGCCGCCGAGCAGTTGGACCCGGCCCTGCACGACCGGGTGCTGGCGGCGGGCCTGGCGGAGTGCCGGGAGCGGGGCGTCACGGGGCAGGCGGTGACCCCGTTCCTCCTGGAGTACCTGATGCGGCACACGGACGGGGCGTCGCTGGAGGCGAACCTGGCGGCGGTGCGCGGCAACGTACGACTGGCCGCGCGGATCGCGGCGTCCTGGTCCGCGGGGACGCGGTGA
- a CDS encoding nucleoside/nucleotide kinase family protein: MRLEPITWERLTDALAEHLDGLRPADGGPWLKVAVDGAPAARPGELADAVAAELRLLGRDVLGVATSGFLRPASLRYEYGKEDPDAYYGGWFDTGALWREVFAPLEPGGDGRVLPDLWDPATDRATRSAYRQLAPGGVLLLHGPFLLGHWFPFDLTVHLRLSRAALARRTAEPWTLPAFERYETQVGPVDAADVVVRADDPRHPAWTGLP, translated from the coding sequence GTGCGACTCGAACCGATCACCTGGGAACGGCTCACCGACGCGCTCGCCGAACACCTGGACGGCCTGCGCCCGGCCGACGGCGGCCCCTGGCTGAAGGTCGCCGTCGACGGCGCGCCCGCCGCCCGGCCCGGCGAACTCGCCGACGCCGTCGCCGCGGAGCTGCGGCTCCTCGGGCGGGACGTGCTCGGCGTCGCCACGTCCGGCTTCCTGCGCCCGGCGTCACTGCGGTACGAGTACGGCAAGGAGGACCCCGACGCGTACTACGGCGGGTGGTTCGACACCGGCGCCCTGTGGCGCGAGGTGTTCGCCCCGCTGGAGCCCGGGGGCGACGGCCGGGTCCTGCCCGACCTGTGGGATCCCGCCACCGACCGCGCCACCCGCAGTGCGTACCGGCAGCTGGCCCCCGGCGGCGTACTGCTCCTGCACGGCCCGTTCCTGCTGGGGCACTGGTTCCCGTTCGACCTCACCGTGCACCTCAGGCTGTCCCGGGCGGCGCTCGCCCGCCGGACGGCGGAGCCGTGGACGCTGCCCGCCTTCGAGCGGTACGAGACGCAGGTCGGCCCCGTCGACGCCGCCGACGTGGTGGTGCGTGCCGACGACCCGCGCCACCCCGCCTGGACCGGCCTGCCCTGA
- a CDS encoding methylated-DNA--[protein]-cysteine S-methyltransferase — protein sequence MDSRVRDGGRTVEWAVVGSGIGPLLLAATAEGLVTVGFHAGAEVRRTLPARLAERLGAEPVETAAGRLAEPVRALDAYFAGRLREFRLPLDWSLTGGFHRQVLRELASGVPYGTLVGYGELAARVGQPGAAQAVGAAMGANPLPVVVPCHRVVEAGGGLGGFGGGLETKRRLLVLEGVLPEPLF from the coding sequence ATGGACAGTCGCGTGCGGGACGGGGGGCGGACCGTCGAGTGGGCCGTCGTCGGCAGCGGCATAGGCCCGCTGCTCCTGGCGGCCACGGCCGAGGGCCTGGTCACGGTGGGCTTCCACGCGGGAGCCGAGGTGCGGCGGACGCTGCCGGCCCGGCTGGCGGAGCGGCTCGGTGCGGAGCCGGTGGAGACGGCGGCGGGGCGGCTGGCCGAGCCGGTGCGGGCGTTGGACGCCTATTTCGCGGGCCGCCTGCGGGAGTTCCGGCTGCCGCTGGACTGGTCGCTGACCGGTGGGTTCCACCGGCAGGTCCTCCGCGAGCTGGCGTCGGGGGTGCCGTACGGGACGCTCGTCGGGTACGGGGAGCTGGCCGCCCGCGTGGGGCAGCCGGGGGCCGCGCAGGCCGTGGGCGCGGCCATGGGCGCCAATCCGCTGCCGGTCGTCGTGCCCTGCCACCGCGTGGTGGAGGCGGGCGGGGGGCTCGGCGGCTTCGGCGGCGGTCTGGAGACCAAGCGCCGGCTGCTGGTGCTGGAAGGGGTGCTTCCGGAGCCGTTGTTCTGA
- a CDS encoding DUF2293 domain-containing protein: MPRDPIVVVEPRRPRAHCAECREGPLRRMVLRCSVPLCLDCVGLGHLVYLPRGDAALTRRAREAGEVWAVVVRHDRRRTRYERQGILVEEAALARAEAACLADAGARARRRARDAVRRAASDVRFTAAVTAEVRRLFPGCPADRAAEIAAHTSARGSGRVGRTAAGRALDERAVTAAVRASVRHRDTEYDALLAAGVPRRQARVRVAPAVEAVLASWRR, from the coding sequence GTGCCGCGTGATCCGATCGTGGTCGTCGAGCCGCGTCGGCCGCGCGCGCACTGCGCGGAGTGCCGCGAGGGCCCGCTGCGGCGGATGGTGTTGAGGTGTTCGGTGCCCCTCTGCCTGGACTGCGTGGGCCTGGGGCACCTGGTCTACCTGCCGCGGGGCGACGCGGCGCTCACCCGCAGGGCCCGGGAGGCCGGCGAGGTGTGGGCGGTGGTCGTCCGGCACGACAGGCGCCGTACGCGCTACGAGCGCCAGGGCATCCTCGTGGAGGAGGCGGCCCTGGCGCGGGCGGAGGCGGCCTGCCTGGCCGACGCCGGGGCGAGGGCCCGGCGCCGGGCCCGGGACGCGGTGCGCCGGGCGGCGTCGGACGTCCGTTTCACGGCCGCGGTCACCGCGGAGGTGCGGCGCCTGTTCCCCGGGTGCCCGGCCGACCGGGCCGCGGAGATCGCCGCGCACACGTCGGCCCGCGGCAGCGGCCGCGTGGGCCGCACGGCGGCGGGACGGGCCCTGGACGAGCGCGCCGTCACGGCGGCGGTCCGGGCGTCGGTGCGACACCGCGACACGGAGTACGACGCGCTGCTCGCGGCGGGGGTACCGCGCCGCCAGGCCCGCGTCCGGGTGGCACCGGCCGTCGAGGCGGTGCTGGCGTCCTGGCGGCGGTGA
- a CDS encoding TerD family protein: MSVNLTKGQAISLQKSDGGTLSAVRMGLGWQAAPRRGLFGSRTREIDLDASAVLFADKQPVDVVFFRHLVSDDGSVRHTGDNLVGGAGQGGDDEAILVDLQRVPVHIDQIVFTVNSFTGQTFQEVQNAFCRLVDETNGQELARYTLDGGGQYTAQIMAKVHRTGGAWSMTAIGAPANGRTFQDLMPAILPSL; encoded by the coding sequence GTGTCGGTCAACTTGACCAAGGGCCAGGCCATCAGCCTGCAGAAGAGCGATGGGGGGACCCTGTCCGCGGTGCGGATGGGGCTCGGATGGCAGGCGGCGCCGCGCCGCGGTCTGTTCGGCTCGCGCACCCGCGAGATCGACCTCGACGCGTCGGCGGTGCTCTTCGCCGACAAGCAGCCGGTCGACGTCGTCTTCTTCCGCCACCTGGTGAGCGACGACGGCTCGGTCCGCCACACCGGGGACAACCTGGTCGGCGGCGCGGGCCAGGGCGGCGACGACGAGGCGATCCTCGTGGACCTCCAGCGGGTCCCGGTCCACATCGACCAGATCGTCTTCACGGTCAACTCCTTCACCGGCCAGACGTTCCAGGAGGTGCAGAACGCCTTCTGTCGCCTGGTCGACGAGACGAACGGCCAGGAGCTGGCCCGCTACACCCTGGACGGCGGCGGCCAGTACACCGCGCAGATCATGGCGAAGGTGCACCGCACGGGCGGCGCCTGGAGCATGACGGCGATCGGCGCCCCGGCCAACGGCCGGACGTTCCAGGACCTGATGCCGGCGATCCTGCCGAGCCTGTAG
- a CDS encoding pyridoxal phosphate-dependent aminotransferase, whose amino-acid sequence MEFRQSSKLSEVCYEIRGPVIEQANALEEAGHTVLRLNTGNPALFGFEAPEEILQDMIRMLPRAHGYTDSRGILSARRAVAQRYQSMGLTGIGVDDVYLGNGVSELVSMAVQALVEDGDEVLIPAPDFPLWTAATTLAGGRPVHYVCDESADWYPDLDDMAAKITDRTRAVVIINPNNPTGAVYPREVIEGILDLARRHQLMVLADEIYDRIVYDDAVHHPAGALAPDLVVLTFGGLSKTYRVAGFRSGWLVVSGPKQHARDYLEGLTMLASMRLCPNAPAQYAIQAALGGRQSIDELTAPGGRLHEQRLLAWEKLNEIPGVSCVKPRGALYAFPRLDPKVHPIHDDEKFVLDLLLREKIQVVQGTGFNWPRPDHFRILTLPHADDLDAAISRIGRFLSGYRQ is encoded by the coding sequence ATGGAGTTCCGGCAGTCGAGCAAGTTGAGCGAGGTCTGCTACGAGATCCGGGGCCCGGTGATCGAACAGGCGAACGCACTGGAGGAGGCGGGCCACACCGTCCTGCGCCTGAACACCGGCAATCCCGCCCTCTTCGGGTTCGAGGCGCCCGAGGAGATCCTCCAGGACATGATCCGGATGCTGCCCCGCGCCCACGGCTACACCGACTCGCGCGGCATCCTGTCCGCCCGCCGCGCGGTGGCGCAGCGCTACCAGTCCATGGGCCTGACCGGCATCGGCGTCGACGACGTCTATCTCGGCAACGGCGTCTCCGAGCTGGTCTCCATGGCCGTCCAGGCCCTGGTGGAGGACGGCGACGAGGTCCTGATCCCGGCGCCCGACTTCCCGCTCTGGACGGCGGCGACCACGCTGGCCGGCGGTCGCCCGGTGCACTACGTCTGCGACGAGTCCGCCGACTGGTACCCGGACCTGGACGACATGGCCGCGAAGATCACCGACCGCACCAGGGCCGTCGTGATCATCAACCCGAACAACCCCACCGGCGCCGTCTACCCGCGCGAGGTGATCGAGGGCATCCTCGACCTGGCCCGCCGCCACCAGCTGATGGTCCTCGCCGACGAGATCTACGACCGGATCGTGTACGACGACGCGGTCCACCACCCGGCCGGGGCGCTCGCCCCCGACCTGGTCGTCCTCACCTTCGGCGGCCTGTCCAAGACGTACCGCGTGGCCGGTTTCCGCTCCGGTTGGCTGGTCGTCAGCGGGCCGAAGCAGCACGCGCGGGACTACCTGGAGGGGCTGACCATGCTCGCCTCCATGCGGCTGTGCCCCAACGCCCCCGCGCAATACGCCATCCAGGCCGCGCTCGGCGGCCGGCAGTCCATCGACGAGCTGACCGCGCCGGGCGGCAGGCTGCACGAGCAGCGGCTGCTCGCCTGGGAGAAGCTGAACGAGATCCCGGGGGTCTCCTGCGTCAAGCCGCGCGGCGCGCTCTACGCCTTCCCGCGCCTCGACCCCAAGGTGCACCCGATCCACGACGACGAGAAGTTCGTCCTGGACCTGCTGTTGCGGGAGAAGATCCAGGTCGTCCAGGGCACGGGCTTCAACTGGCCGCGCCCCGACCACTTCCGCATCCTGACGCTTCCGCACGCCGACGACCTGGACGCGGCGATCAGCCGGATCGGGCGCTTCCTCAGCGGCTACCGCCAGTAG
- the uvrB gene encoding excinuclease ABC subunit UvrB, whose protein sequence is MRPVSKIERSVAPFEVVSPYQPSGDQPTAIADLERRVRAGEKDVVLLGATGTGKSATTAWMIERLQRPTLVMAPNKTLAAQLANEFRELLPNNAVEYFVSYYDYYQPEAYVPQSDTYIEKDSSINEEVERLRHSATNSLLTRRDVIVVASVSCIYGLGTPQEYVDRMVSLRVGDEIDRDQLLRRFVDIQYTRNDLAFTRGTFRVRGDTIEIFPVYEELAVRIEMFGDEIEALSTLHPLTGEVISDDEHLYVFPASHYVAGPERMERAVNGIERELEQRLAELDKQGKLLEAQRLRMRTTYDIEMMRQIGSCSGIENYSMHFDQREPGSPPNTLLDYFPEDFLLVIDESHVTVPQIGAMYEGDASRKRTLVDHGFRLPSALDNRPLKWEEFQERIGQTVYLSATPGAYELSRSDGFVEQIIRPTGLVDPEVVVKSTEGQIDDLVHEIRLRTERDERVLVTTLTKKMAEDLTDYFLELGIQVRYLHSDVDTLRRIELLRELRAGEYDVLVGINLLREGLDLPEVSLVAILDADKQGFLRSGTSLIQTIGRAARNVSGQVHMYADTITPAMAQAIDETNRRREKQIAYNTAHGIDPQPLRKKINDIVATIAREEVDTEQLLGTGYRQTKDGKGAKAPVPSLGNAARAAKDGGKAGRSRAAAPKGALTSDRPATELAGIIEEMTERMRAAAADLQFEVAARLRDEVSELKKELRQMKEAGIA, encoded by the coding sequence ATGCGGCCCGTATCCAAGATCGAACGCTCGGTGGCGCCCTTCGAGGTCGTCAGCCCGTACCAGCCCAGCGGCGACCAGCCCACGGCCATCGCCGACCTCGAGCGGCGTGTCCGCGCCGGCGAGAAGGACGTCGTCCTGCTCGGTGCGACCGGCACCGGCAAGTCGGCGACCACGGCCTGGATGATCGAGCGGCTCCAGCGGCCCACGCTCGTCATGGCGCCGAACAAGACCCTCGCCGCCCAGCTGGCCAACGAGTTCCGCGAGCTGCTGCCGAACAACGCCGTCGAGTACTTCGTCTCGTACTACGACTACTACCAGCCCGAGGCGTACGTCCCGCAGTCGGACACGTACATCGAGAAGGACTCCTCGATCAACGAGGAGGTGGAGCGCCTGCGCCACTCGGCGACGAACTCCCTGCTCACCCGCCGGGACGTCATCGTGGTCGCCTCCGTCTCGTGCATCTACGGCCTCGGCACGCCGCAGGAGTACGTCGACCGGATGGTCTCCCTCCGCGTCGGCGACGAGATCGACCGCGACCAGCTGCTGCGCCGCTTCGTCGACATCCAGTACACGCGCAACGACCTCGCCTTCACGCGCGGCACCTTCCGGGTGCGCGGCGACACGATCGAGATCTTCCCGGTCTACGAAGAGCTCGCCGTGCGCATCGAGATGTTCGGCGACGAGATCGAGGCCCTCTCCACGCTCCACCCGCTCACCGGCGAGGTCATCAGCGACGACGAGCACCTGTACGTCTTCCCCGCCAGCCACTACGTGGCCGGCCCGGAGCGCATGGAGCGCGCGGTCAACGGCATCGAGCGCGAGCTGGAGCAGCGCCTCGCCGAGCTGGACAAGCAGGGCAAGCTGCTCGAGGCCCAGCGGCTGCGCATGCGCACCACGTACGACATCGAGATGATGCGGCAGATCGGCTCCTGCTCCGGCATCGAGAACTACTCGATGCACTTCGACCAGCGCGAACCGGGCTCGCCGCCCAACACCCTCCTCGACTACTTCCCCGAGGACTTCCTGCTGGTCATCGACGAGTCGCACGTCACCGTGCCGCAGATCGGCGCCATGTACGAGGGCGACGCCTCCCGCAAGCGCACCCTCGTCGACCACGGCTTCCGCCTGCCGTCCGCGCTCGACAACCGCCCGCTGAAGTGGGAGGAGTTCCAGGAGCGCATCGGACAGACGGTGTACCTGTCGGCGACGCCGGGAGCGTACGAGCTGTCCCGCTCCGACGGCTTCGTCGAGCAGATCATCCGCCCCACCGGACTGGTCGACCCGGAGGTCGTCGTCAAGTCCACCGAGGGCCAGATCGACGACCTGGTCCACGAGATCCGGCTGCGCACCGAGCGGGACGAGCGCGTCCTCGTCACCACGCTCACCAAGAAGATGGCCGAGGACCTCACCGACTACTTCCTGGAGCTCGGCATCCAGGTGCGCTACCTCCACAGCGACGTCGACACGCTGCGCCGCATCGAGCTGCTGCGCGAGCTGCGCGCCGGCGAGTACGACGTCCTGGTCGGCATCAACCTCCTCCGTGAGGGCCTCGACCTGCCGGAGGTCTCCCTCGTCGCCATCCTCGACGCCGACAAGCAGGGCTTCCTGCGCTCGGGAACCTCCCTCATCCAGACCATCGGACGCGCGGCGCGCAACGTCTCCGGCCAGGTCCACATGTACGCCGACACGATCACCCCGGCGATGGCGCAGGCCATCGACGAGACCAACCGCCGCCGCGAGAAGCAGATCGCGTACAACACCGCCCACGGCATCGACCCGCAGCCGCTCCGCAAGAAGATCAACGACATCGTCGCCACCATCGCGCGCGAGGAGGTCGACACCGAGCAGCTCCTCGGCACCGGCTACCGCCAGACCAAGGACGGCAAGGGCGCCAAGGCCCCCGTCCCCTCGCTGGGGAACGCCGCCCGCGCCGCCAAGGACGGCGGCAAGGCCGGCAGGAGCCGGGCGGCGGCCCCGAAGGGCGCGCTGACCAGCGACCGCCCCGCCACCGAACTGGCCGGGATCATCGAGGAGATGACCGAGCGGATGCGGGCCGCGGCCGCGGACCTCCAGTTCGAGGTCGCGGCACGGCTGCGCGACGAGGTGAGCGAGCTGAAGAAGGAGCTGCGGCAGATGAAGGAGGCGGGCATCGCCTGA
- a CDS encoding MHYT domain-containing protein has product MQGTVDGFSHGLVTPVVAYLMACLGGALGLRCTTRALCFPGSFRPGWLALGATAIGTGIWTMHFIAMTGFRIEEVPVDYDGPVTFASLVVAILMVGVGIVIVAQRPGRTAMALGTGGTITGLGIATMHYLGMAGMRLPGRLEYDTATVTLSVLIAVVAATCALWAALHVRGFGASVGASLGMGLAVTGMHYTGMAAVSVHLHTGGTSVAAGHDDATGTATGAATGAAEAVGAVGAGAADAVGALDAAVTAGSGPAGALLVPMLAGPAVFLLLAGVVVLFDPALVGGDRDRRAPADPRAHLPGIPAPRHRDDGR; this is encoded by the coding sequence ATGCAGGGCACAGTCGACGGATTCAGCCACGGTCTCGTCACTCCCGTGGTCGCCTACCTCATGGCCTGCCTCGGCGGCGCGCTGGGCCTGCGCTGCACGACCAGGGCACTGTGCTTCCCCGGCTCCTTCCGTCCCGGCTGGCTGGCCCTCGGCGCGACGGCGATCGGCACGGGCATCTGGACCATGCACTTCATCGCGATGACGGGCTTCCGCATCGAGGAGGTGCCCGTCGACTACGACGGCCCCGTCACCTTCGCCAGCCTCGTCGTCGCCATCCTCATGGTCGGCGTCGGGATCGTCATCGTCGCGCAGCGGCCCGGCCGCACCGCGATGGCCCTGGGCACCGGCGGGACCATCACCGGTCTCGGCATCGCCACCATGCACTACCTCGGCATGGCCGGCATGCGCCTGCCGGGCCGGCTGGAGTACGACACCGCCACCGTGACCCTCTCCGTCCTCATCGCGGTGGTGGCCGCCACCTGCGCCCTGTGGGCCGCGCTCCACGTCCGCGGCTTCGGGGCGAGCGTCGGCGCGAGCCTCGGCATGGGCCTCGCGGTGACCGGCATGCACTACACCGGCATGGCCGCCGTCAGCGTCCACCTGCACACCGGCGGCACCTCCGTGGCAGCCGGCCACGACGACGCCACGGGAACGGCCACCGGGGCGGCCACCGGGGCCGCGGAGGCCGTCGGCGCCGTGGGCGCGGGGGCCGCGGACGCCGTCGGGGCGCTCGACGCGGCCGTCACCGCCGGCAGCGGCCCGGCCGGAGCGCTCCTGGTGCCCATGCTCGCCGGACCGGCCGTCTTCCTGCTGCTCGCGGGGGTCGTCGTGCTCTTCGACCCCGCGCTCGTCGGCGGCGACCGGGACCGCCGCGCGCCCGCCGACCCGCGCGCCCACCTCCCCGGCATCCCGGCGCCCCGCCACCGCGACGACGGCCGCTGA
- a CDS encoding class I SAM-dependent methyltransferase, which yields MRTPTARYFYDDLADHYDLLYADWEASVARQGTALDDRVARVLGPGAYDVLDCACGIGTQALGLAARGHRVTGTDLSPVAAARAAREAAARGLALTTAAADMRALPLRDGAFDVVLCADNSLPHLLTGDDVRTALAEMRRVLRPGGLLLVTTRPYDELRRERPLATPPSVTTGPGGRTVSFQLWHWHDDGERYDLELFQLRPDTGEDPGAVDRWTTAVRRATYWALTRAQLGGLAAEAGLHEIGWHDPEHTGFFQPMMTARR from the coding sequence ATGCGCACACCGACGGCCCGGTACTTCTACGACGACCTGGCGGACCACTACGACCTGCTGTACGCGGACTGGGAGGCGAGCGTCGCCCGGCAGGGGACGGCCCTGGACGACCGCGTCGCGCGCGTGCTCGGGCCGGGCGCGTACGACGTGCTGGACTGCGCCTGCGGCATCGGCACCCAGGCGCTGGGGCTCGCCGCCCGCGGCCACCGGGTCACCGGCACCGACCTCAGCCCCGTCGCCGCCGCCCGCGCCGCCCGGGAGGCCGCCGCGCGGGGGCTGGCGCTCACCACCGCCGCCGCCGACATGCGCGCCCTGCCGCTGCGTGACGGCGCCTTCGACGTGGTCCTGTGCGCCGACAACTCCCTGCCGCACCTGCTGACCGGCGACGACGTGCGGACGGCGCTGGCGGAGATGCGCCGCGTCCTGCGCCCGGGCGGGCTGCTGCTCGTCACCACCCGCCCCTACGACGAACTGCGCCGCGAGCGCCCCCTCGCCACCCCGCCCTCCGTGACGACGGGTCCGGGCGGGCGGACGGTGAGCTTCCAGCTGTGGCACTGGCACGACGACGGGGAGCGGTACGACCTGGAGCTGTTCCAGCTGCGCCCGGACACCGGCGAGGACCCCGGGGCCGTGGACCGCTGGACGACCGCCGTGCGCCGGGCCACCTACTGGGCGCTCACCCGGGCACAGCTCGGCGGGCTGGCCGCGGAGGCGGGGCTGCACGAGATCGGCTGGCACGACCCGGAGCACACCGGCTTCTTCCAGCCGATGATGACCGCCCGCCGCTGA